From Caldicellulosiruptor hydrothermalis 108, a single genomic window includes:
- a CDS encoding LysR family transcriptional regulator — MDITSLKYFVKVCQNNSFSKAAQELFVTQQAISRIIKNLEKEIGAPLFYRDSKGVYPTELGKYILPKAEVLVKEFENFVAEINDMVNKKKEKLRVGFAPGTLQVLGVKEIVEFESKYYDIEIEIGEYTDVDCELNVLNGFLDLALTVRPKDEKRFKYYHLIKENLIAIVNKNNPLSHKKSIKFEDLKDEKFIILDDTFRIQRVLMEHFKKAGFTPNVYYKSSHDLNVAYDFVELNKGIFVFVEKLTHVEKYNNICCIPIDEPDVFWDVGFIVKKNTKISPAAEKFINYFLSKNRSRTTQSSN; from the coding sequence ATGGATATAACTTCGTTAAAATATTTTGTTAAAGTGTGCCAAAATAATAGTTTTTCTAAAGCAGCGCAAGAATTATTTGTTACTCAGCAGGCTATAAGCAGGATAATCAAGAACTTAGAAAAAGAAATTGGTGCGCCTCTTTTCTATAGAGATTCCAAAGGAGTTTATCCCACTGAGCTTGGAAAATATATCTTGCCAAAAGCAGAAGTTTTAGTCAAAGAGTTTGAGAATTTTGTTGCAGAAATTAATGATATGGTAAACAAGAAAAAAGAAAAACTGAGAGTAGGTTTTGCGCCAGGGACCTTGCAGGTTTTAGGAGTAAAAGAGATTGTTGAATTTGAAAGTAAGTATTATGATATTGAAATTGAAATAGGAGAATATACAGATGTGGATTGTGAATTAAATGTTTTAAATGGATTTCTTGATTTAGCGCTTACAGTGAGACCGAAAGATGAGAAGAGATTCAAATACTATCACTTGATAAAAGAAAACCTTATTGCGATAGTTAATAAAAATAATCCATTATCTCATAAAAAAAGTATCAAATTTGAAGACCTCAAAGATGAAAAGTTTATTATTTTAGATGATACTTTCCGAATTCAGCGTGTTCTCATGGAACATTTCAAAAAAGCGGGGTTTACTCCCAATGTTTATTATAAATCCAGTCATGACCTCAATGTTGCCTACGACTTTGTCGAATTAAATAAAGGCATTTTTGTTTTTGTTGAAAAGTTAACTCATGTTGAAAAATACAATAACATTTGTTGCATACCCATAGATGAGCCGGATGTATTTTGGGATGTAGGGTTTATTGTAAAGAAGAATACTAAAATTAGTCCAGCAGCAGAGAAATTCATAAACTATTTTCTCAGCAAGAACAGAAGCAGAACAACACAAAGTTCAAATTAA
- the mntA gene encoding type VII toxin-antitoxin system MntA family adenylyltransferase antitoxin, producing the protein MEQEKIIELAVEFVERISKECPIKFAYLFGSFATGTFNNMSDVDIAVMFEEDIPAIDEAILRGLLMEEGKTLFKRDVDIVNLKNANIFLKYSIIKDGIILKDHEERSLFEASVLREYLDFSYYSEIYNQKILESIKNKEFFRR; encoded by the coding sequence ATGGAACAAGAAAAAATTATAGAGCTGGCAGTGGAGTTTGTTGAGAGAATATCCAAGGAATGCCCAATAAAGTTTGCATATTTGTTCGGATCATTTGCAACAGGAACATTTAACAATATGAGCGATGTTGACATCGCAGTTATGTTTGAAGAAGATATCCCTGCGATTGACGAAGCAATCTTGAGAGGTCTTTTGATGGAAGAGGGAAAAACTCTATTTAAAAGAGATGTTGATATTGTCAACCTGAAAAATGCTAATATTTTTTTAAAGTACAGCATAATCAAGGATGGGATAATTCTAAAAGACCATGAAGAAAGAAGCTTATTTGAAGCAAGTGTGCTCAGAGAATACCTTGATTTTAGCTATTATTCTGAAATATACAATCAAAAGATTCTTGAAAGTATAAAAAATAAAGAATTTTTTAGAAGGTGA
- the hepT gene encoding type VII toxin-antitoxin system HepT family RNase toxin codes for MVKRDVILSKISQLKEYIDFLKEIRNTPKEEYISNKFVYGSAERFLHLAIEAIFDICNHIISDLHLRKPENYKDIFKVLFENNIINKTQFEKFSKMAGFRNILVHDYAKINREMVYEIILNNLNDFEDFIDTISEYI; via the coding sequence ATGGTCAAAAGAGATGTGATTTTGTCTAAAATATCACAGCTTAAAGAGTATATTGACTTTTTAAAAGAGATTAGAAATACTCCAAAAGAAGAATATATTTCAAATAAATTTGTTTATGGCTCTGCTGAAAGATTTTTACATCTTGCAATAGAAGCTATTTTTGACATATGTAATCATATAATTTCTGATTTACATTTGCGAAAGCCAGAAAACTATAAAGATATTTTTAAAGTACTTTTTGAAAACAATATTATTAACAAAACCCAGTTTGAAAAATTTTCTAAAATGGCTGGTTTTAGAAATATTCTTGTGCACGATTATGCAAAAATAAACAGAGAAATGGTTTACGAAATCATACTTAACAATTTAAATGATTTTGAAGACTTTATTGACACAATCTCAGAGTATATTTAG
- a CDS encoding NAD+ synthase: MKVLLCQINPIVGDIEGNTKKIIEIIKSHRDAKILIFPELAICGYPPKDLLFQKDFIEAVDKAIEKIAKEVEDSYVIVGSPTKSHHVSKLFNSAIILYQGKIEKIIHKTLLPSYDVFDENRYFTPSPTREVVTIEGINFGISICEDIWNINNDENAMYDINVLDELCQKGAKVFINLSASPYHYTKLETQRLKVLKEAATKYGIPVIYVNQVGGNDELIFDGNSVVLSSDGRLVAKAKEFEEDILEIELENIDKIPEIKIQEDISWIKKALVLGIRDYFEKTGITKKAVVGLSGGIDSSVVCCLAVEALGRENVLGVSMPSRYSSEHSIKDAKSLAENLGIEFRIYPIEDVFRAYLRMFNTSETPLQDLAEENIQARIRGNILMFISNRENRLVLTTGNKSELAVGYCTLYGDMAGGLAVISDLPKMLVYELARYINREREIIPHNVLVKPPSAELRPNQKDQDTLPPYEVLDPILVAYIEEQKSINEIVEMGYPKELVLKVIKMVERAEYKRKQAAPGLKVTSKAFGFGRRMPIVQRWV, translated from the coding sequence ATGAAGGTTTTACTTTGCCAGATAAATCCCATTGTTGGAGATATTGAAGGTAACACAAAAAAGATAATTGAGATTATAAAATCGCACAGAGACGCAAAAATTCTTATATTTCCGGAACTTGCAATCTGCGGATATCCTCCAAAAGACCTCTTGTTTCAAAAAGACTTTATAGAGGCTGTTGACAAGGCAATAGAAAAAATTGCAAAAGAAGTGGAAGACAGTTACGTAATTGTCGGTAGCCCAACAAAGAGCCATCATGTTTCAAAGCTTTTCAATAGCGCTATTATTCTTTATCAGGGCAAAATAGAAAAGATTATACACAAAACTCTTTTGCCCTCTTATGATGTATTTGATGAAAACAGGTATTTTACACCAAGCCCTACAAGAGAGGTTGTAACTATTGAAGGAATAAACTTTGGGATAAGCATATGCGAGGATATCTGGAACATAAACAACGATGAAAATGCAATGTACGATATAAACGTGCTTGACGAGCTTTGTCAAAAGGGTGCAAAGGTGTTTATAAACCTTTCAGCATCACCATATCATTATACGAAACTTGAAACTCAGAGGCTAAAAGTTTTGAAAGAGGCTGCAACAAAGTATGGCATTCCTGTTATATATGTGAATCAGGTTGGTGGAAACGATGAGCTGATATTTGACGGAAACAGTGTGGTACTCAGCTCAGACGGCAGGCTGGTAGCAAAAGCAAAAGAGTTTGAAGAGGACATTCTAGAAATTGAACTTGAAAATATTGATAAAATACCAGAAATTAAAATACAAGAAGACATCTCGTGGATTAAAAAAGCGCTTGTGCTTGGAATAAGAGATTACTTTGAAAAGACAGGAATAACCAAAAAGGCAGTAGTAGGTCTTTCTGGAGGGATTGACTCGTCAGTTGTTTGCTGTTTGGCGGTTGAAGCACTGGGAAGAGAAAACGTCTTAGGTGTTTCTATGCCATCGCGCTACTCTTCAGAACACAGTATAAAAGACGCAAAAAGCTTAGCAGAGAACCTTGGAATTGAGTTTAGAATATATCCAATTGAAGATGTTTTCAGAGCATACTTGAGGATGTTCAACACAAGTGAAACGCCCTTGCAAGACCTTGCAGAAGAAAATATCCAAGCGCGAATTCGCGGAAATATCCTCATGTTTATATCAAACAGGGAAAACAGGCTTGTTCTCACAACAGGGAACAAGTCTGAGCTTGCAGTTGGATACTGCACACTTTACGGTGATATGGCAGGCGGGCTTGCAGTTATATCAGATTTGCCGAAAATGCTTGTGTATGAGCTTGCAAGGTATATAAACAGGGAAAGAGAAATAATACCACACAACGTTTTAGTAAAACCACCATCTGCAGAGCTTCGACCAAACCAAAAAGACCAGGACACTCTCCCACCGTATGAGGTGCTTGATCCAATACTTGTTGCATATATAGAAGAGCAAAAGAGCATAAATGAAATAGTGGAAATGGGATACCCAAAAGAGCTTGTACTCAAAGTAATAAAGATGGTGGAAAGAGCAGAATACAAACGCAAACAGGCAGCGCCGGGCTTGAAAGTAACATCAAAAGCGTTTGGTTTTGGCAGGCGCATGCCAATTGTCCAGAGATGGGTGTGA
- a CDS encoding DUF4097 family beta strand repeat-containing protein: MKFKLIAILLAILFMLAACTPQKAKTKEYSQEGKWMVLDYKGKAFVIDCDSSSIIIRGKVTSDIAVRYVKKVVWTYNESGSNVKELDRMELQKIFDDMDASIENEVDRVYVKARAYGSTEAVLANKVSNPKREFKFEIFLPQDCKVVVQNNSGSVSISDIKGGSVYIVNGVGNIAVTNTETVLDIKNGEGDIKLDYVSGDFLISNGKGNINLKIEKTGSFKVSTTKGNIIAKIEKVSGYGNSSIVNVGEGDISFAAGKAVKAKIKISAKGKVKSDFDIIKMGDGYYIDLDSGENTIKITNMNGTVKIIKDY; this comes from the coding sequence ATGAAGTTCAAATTGATAGCCATTTTACTGGCAATTCTTTTTATGCTTGCTGCTTGCACGCCTCAAAAAGCAAAGACAAAAGAGTATTCACAGGAAGGAAAGTGGATGGTTTTAGATTATAAAGGAAAGGCTTTTGTCATTGACTGTGACAGCTCTTCTATTATCATCAGGGGAAAAGTCACATCTGACATTGCTGTAAGATACGTCAAAAAAGTGGTATGGACATATAATGAAAGTGGCAGCAATGTCAAGGAGCTCGATAGAATGGAACTGCAGAAGATTTTTGATGACATGGATGCCAGCATTGAAAATGAAGTTGACAGGGTCTATGTAAAGGCAAGGGCATACGGCAGTACTGAGGCAGTTTTAGCTAACAAGGTTTCAAATCCAAAAAGGGAATTTAAATTTGAGATTTTCCTGCCGCAGGACTGCAAAGTAGTTGTTCAAAACAATAGTGGCAGTGTAAGTATCTCAGATATTAAAGGCGGCTCTGTTTACATAGTAAATGGTGTGGGAAACATTGCAGTGACAAACACAGAAACAGTGCTTGACATTAAAAATGGTGAAGGTGATATCAAGCTTGACTATGTCAGCGGAGATTTTCTAATTAGCAATGGCAAAGGCAACATAAACCTCAAAATCGAAAAAACAGGCAGCTTCAAAGTTTCAACAACAAAAGGGAATATTATAGCAAAGATAGAGAAGGTAAGTGGATATGGCAATTCATCTATTGTAAATGTGGGTGAAGGAGATATTTCTTTTGCTGCAGGCAAAGCTGTCAAGGCAAAGATTAAGATTTCAGCAAAAGGCAAGGTAAAATCCGATTTTGACATCATAAAAATGGGAGACGGCTATTATATAGACCTTGATTCAGGGGAAAATACTATTAAAATCACAAATATGAATGGTACAGTAAAAATAATTAAAGATTATTAA
- the spoIID gene encoding stage II sporulation protein D — protein sequence MKKEVSKRRHNFFWLDTTLMLLALVVLLIVNIVAKPALNNSKNVQKEKDNIVQESNIQTASSNLKRKNQKDDIYINLLRKDKNRIERISLEEYVIGVVAAEMPAEFNLEALKAQAVASRTYAARKIVSKAFHKGYEEKKVYLCDDFSHCQAYIDKDEMKQKWGKDFEKYYSKIRKAAEETKGQILVYSGEIIDSLYHAASGGKTEDAKEVFKEEIPYLKSVVSRGEEGCPKFSGEFYFTYGEFIKRLKKYFPGLRVDTQNISSQIRVIERTATQRVRSVKVGNTILSGNQFRNIFGLYSTEFWIYPDKRGVRIQTRGYGHGLGMSQWGANYLARQGKNYKQILLYYYQNVKICRLKYR from the coding sequence TTGAAAAAAGAGGTGAGTAAAAGAAGGCATAATTTCTTTTGGCTTGACACAACCTTGATGCTGCTTGCTCTCGTTGTGCTTTTGATTGTAAATATTGTTGCAAAACCAGCACTCAATAACTCCAAAAATGTGCAGAAAGAAAAAGATAATATTGTGCAAGAAAGTAATATTCAAACTGCATCCTCAAACTTGAAGAGAAAAAATCAAAAAGATGATATTTATATAAATCTTCTCAGAAAGGATAAGAACAGAATAGAAAGAATTTCGCTTGAAGAATATGTTATAGGCGTTGTAGCAGCAGAAATGCCTGCCGAGTTTAATTTGGAGGCTTTAAAAGCCCAGGCAGTTGCTTCAAGGACATACGCTGCAAGAAAGATTGTAAGCAAAGCCTTTCACAAAGGATATGAAGAAAAAAAGGTTTATCTTTGCGATGATTTTTCCCACTGCCAGGCGTATATCGACAAAGACGAGATGAAACAAAAGTGGGGCAAAGACTTTGAAAAGTACTATAGCAAAATACGCAAGGCAGCAGAAGAAACAAAAGGACAGATACTTGTGTATAGCGGCGAAATTATAGATAGTCTGTATCATGCTGCATCTGGCGGAAAAACTGAAGATGCTAAAGAGGTGTTTAAAGAAGAAATTCCATACTTAAAAAGTGTTGTGAGTCGTGGTGAGGAAGGCTGTCCCAAATTTTCAGGTGAATTTTATTTTACCTATGGTGAGTTTATAAAAAGATTAAAAAAATATTTTCCTGGGTTGAGGGTGGACACGCAAAATATATCTTCCCAGATAAGGGTAATTGAAAGGACAGCTACACAAAGAGTAAGATCTGTAAAAGTAGGAAATACAATTTTGAGTGGGAATCAGTTCAGAAACATCTTTGGACTTTATTCGACAGAGTTTTGGATTTACCCTGACAAAAGGGGAGTGAGAATCCAAACAAGAGGGTATGGGCATGGGCTTGGGATGAGCCAGTGGGGAGCAAACTATCTTGCACGCCAGGGAAAAAATTATAAGCAGATTCTTCTTTATTACTATCAAAATGTCAAGATTTGTAGGTTAAAATATAGGTAG
- a CDS encoding SpoIIE family protein phosphatase: MERLEVLQFKRQQTKSSKDTISDRFLVFSAQEFFILILAFLLGRCSLFSRSFFSCAYVASFKKKDYMYYLASLFSIFGIISCSDKSSILKYVLSILLITTINHFFDLNLYSKALLCALSVGSSGSISIFLFSKAPIEFLYLVLEMIGCFWAVIMFERFFDAVYTKKTYAAEQTVVVVVVLALSFLGLSNGFDSVLAVRYVLFFILIFAISLFHGMTIATAMGFVVGLLESINEGTSLEISCAFAFSSLVAGLFKGFGKLGVALGGFCGYVISMFYISSNPTVRVREILVAAVLFCLFPLERIVKLQSTDEREVQRMIKEKIFGVASVLENIQQNACSKPAVLICKDEAKNIVQSACQKLCLDCSNSNVCWNIDYQRTNHSLNEIKNIILKKGKLSQEDLKEFRFLCEKSKEFVIVINGFLESLKYSKLVQEASSPKENVFRTHIEILKDIVIDAAKMAENEAKKDRGTSREIELELARFGYEVEKVEYVVYDNYFQIDIDLKDGFKAPKKMEIEEIVKGVVGCGVEIISEVPKISGGYTVSIIKKPNVQIDYSIYSKSKENINGDRVCFLQLKNGKFLACISDGMGTGKTASENSFIVIDALKKFSSLGFDRKVAIKFINSLLSIKNTEEFASVDIVCIDRFTLLCEFLKAGAMPTFIKRGNEVLTVESNSLPVGIEAESQFDFLTCKLQKGDMIFMFSDGLFELLGEDGDRILKEFIAKNQFVSTQSCAKQIFEWAISNSFLIKDDVTIIVLKVGGGLEKRGE, from the coding sequence TTGGAAAGACTTGAGGTTTTGCAGTTTAAAAGACAGCAGACAAAAAGTTCAAAGGATACTATATCAGACCGGTTTTTGGTTTTTAGTGCACAGGAGTTTTTTATTCTGATTTTAGCCTTTTTGCTTGGAAGATGCAGCCTGTTTTCAAGAAGCTTCTTTTCTTGTGCATACGTTGCAAGTTTTAAAAAGAAGGATTATATGTACTATTTAGCCTCGCTTTTTTCCATCTTCGGGATAATTTCGTGTTCAGATAAAAGCTCAATATTAAAATATGTGCTCTCCATTCTTTTGATAACTACAATAAACCATTTTTTTGACCTAAACCTTTATTCAAAGGCCCTGCTCTGCGCTTTGAGTGTGGGAAGCAGTGGTAGCATTTCTATTTTTCTGTTTTCTAAAGCACCGATAGAGTTTTTGTATCTTGTACTTGAGATGATTGGGTGTTTTTGGGCAGTAATTATGTTTGAGAGGTTTTTTGATGCAGTTTATACCAAAAAAACATATGCAGCTGAACAGACAGTGGTTGTGGTTGTAGTTCTGGCTTTGAGCTTTTTGGGGCTTTCAAATGGTTTTGATTCGGTGCTTGCTGTAAGATACGTGCTGTTTTTCATTCTAATTTTTGCAATATCGCTTTTCCATGGGATGACAATAGCAACTGCAATGGGGTTTGTTGTTGGACTTTTAGAGAGTATAAATGAAGGAACAAGTTTAGAGATTTCGTGTGCATTTGCATTCTCAAGCCTTGTTGCAGGGCTTTTCAAAGGGTTTGGCAAGCTTGGGGTTGCTCTTGGGGGATTTTGCGGATATGTCATATCCATGTTTTACATATCGTCAAACCCAACGGTAAGAGTCCGCGAGATTTTAGTAGCTGCTGTGCTTTTCTGTCTGTTTCCGTTAGAGAGGATTGTAAAGCTGCAGAGTACTGATGAGAGGGAGGTACAGAGGATGATTAAAGAAAAGATTTTTGGGGTTGCGTCTGTACTTGAAAATATACAGCAGAATGCTTGCAGCAAACCAGCAGTTTTAATTTGCAAGGATGAAGCAAAGAATATTGTTCAAAGTGCATGTCAAAAACTTTGTTTGGATTGCAGCAATTCAAATGTGTGCTGGAACATAGATTATCAAAGGACAAATCATAGTTTGAACGAGATAAAAAATATAATATTGAAGAAGGGAAAGCTTTCTCAAGAGGATTTAAAAGAATTTAGATTTTTGTGTGAAAAATCCAAAGAGTTTGTAATAGTTATAAATGGTTTCTTGGAATCTTTGAAATATTCAAAGCTTGTTCAAGAGGCATCAAGTCCAAAAGAAAATGTGTTCAGGACGCACATAGAAATTTTAAAGGACATTGTGATTGATGCTGCAAAGATGGCTGAAAATGAAGCAAAAAAAGACAGGGGAACATCAAGAGAGATTGAACTTGAACTTGCGCGGTTCGGGTATGAGGTTGAAAAGGTTGAGTATGTTGTATATGATAATTATTTTCAGATAGATATAGACCTCAAAGATGGGTTTAAAGCACCAAAGAAAATGGAGATAGAAGAGATTGTAAAGGGAGTTGTAGGCTGCGGTGTAGAAATTATATCAGAGGTGCCAAAAATCTCAGGTGGATATACAGTTTCCATTATCAAAAAGCCAAATGTGCAGATAGATTATTCTATATATTCAAAGAGCAAAGAAAACATAAACGGTGACAGGGTGTGTTTTTTGCAACTCAAAAACGGAAAGTTTTTAGCCTGCATATCAGACGGTATGGGCACAGGTAAAACTGCTTCAGAAAACAGCTTTATTGTTATAGATGCCCTCAAAAAATTCTCATCGCTTGGGTTTGACAGAAAAGTTGCGATAAAGTTTATAAACTCGCTTCTTTCAATTAAAAACACTGAAGAATTTGCTTCTGTTGACATTGTATGCATAGATAGATTTACACTTTTGTGTGAATTTTTGAAAGCCGGGGCAATGCCAACCTTCATAAAAAGAGGAAATGAGGTTTTGACGGTAGAGTCAAACTCTCTTCCGGTTGGAATAGAAGCCGAGAGTCAGTTTGACTTTTTAACCTGCAAACTTCAAAAGGGTGACATGATATTTATGTTCTCTGACGGGCTTTTTGAGCTCTTGGGCGAGGATGGTGACAGGATTTTGAAAGAGTTTATTGCCAAAAACCAGTTTGTCTCAACCCAGAGCTGTGCCAAACAGATTTTTGAATGGGCAATTTCTAATTCGTTTTTGATAAAAGATGATGTAACCATAATTGTCTTGAAAGTTGGAGGTGGACTTGAAAAAAGAGGTGAGTAA
- a CDS encoding PspA/IM30 family protein: protein MGVFQKIAQLLKANINDLIEKAADPEKMLNQLIEDMEDQLQKARVEVANALADEKILQKKVEENKKAAEEWQKKAELAVSKGEDELAVEALKRKREFERLADEYQKQYEAQHEAVEKLKSGLKMLEDKIEEAKRRRDLLIAKSKRADAQVTITQTMSKLTDTSAFESFEKYAQKIEQKEARAQAHEELLNASKTLEDRFKELENSDEDILDELQKLKEKMGK from the coding sequence ATGGGGGTATTTCAAAAGATTGCCCAGCTTCTCAAGGCGAACATAAACGACCTTATTGAAAAAGCAGCCGACCCTGAAAAGATGCTCAATCAGCTGATTGAAGACATGGAAGACCAGCTGCAAAAAGCAAGGGTTGAGGTTGCAAACGCTCTTGCAGATGAAAAGATTTTGCAAAAGAAGGTTGAAGAAAACAAAAAGGCTGCTGAAGAGTGGCAGAAGAAGGCTGAGCTTGCCGTATCAAAAGGCGAGGATGAACTTGCAGTAGAAGCGCTAAAGAGAAAAAGAGAATTCGAAAGACTTGCAGATGAGTATCAGAAACAATATGAGGCACAGCACGAGGCTGTGGAAAAGTTAAAGAGCGGGCTTAAGATGCTGGAAGACAAGATTGAAGAGGCAAAGAGGAGAAGAGATTTGCTCATTGCCAAGTCGAAGAGGGCTGATGCCCAGGTTACAATCACACAGACAATGAGCAAGCTCACAGACACATCTGCGTTTGAGTCGTTTGAAAAGTATGCGCAGAAGATTGAACAGAAAGAGGCAAGAGCTCAGGCGCATGAAGAGCTTTTAAATGCTTCAAAAACACTTGAAGACAGATTTAAAGAACTCGAAAATAGTGATGAGGACATTTTGGATGAGCTTCAAAAACTAAAAGAGAAGATGGGCAAGTAA
- a CDS encoding Uma2 family endonuclease, producing MIPEKKRAAYEEFLKISQEKRAEFIDGNIYFLASPSFEHQMTISRLNIEFMRYFEGKECIPVISPFDVIFEDEKTGDIHVVQPDLVVICNKKFITEKGYKGVPKLIVEVLSPSSASVDYIKKMQLYSYFDVCEYWIVNPRNKSVQVFVLDNGVYIEYAALSQKGIVKSAVFENLEFDIENVFNF from the coding sequence ATGATTCCTGAAAAGAAAAGAGCAGCATATGAGGAGTTTTTAAAAATTTCACAGGAAAAAAGAGCAGAGTTTATAGATGGGAATATCTATTTTTTAGCGTCGCCTTCGTTTGAGCACCAGATGACAATATCGAGACTTAACATAGAATTTATGAGATATTTTGAGGGGAAAGAGTGCATCCCTGTAATCTCTCCGTTTGATGTGATTTTTGAAGATGAAAAGACAGGAGACATTCACGTTGTACAGCCGGATTTAGTGGTAATATGCAACAAGAAATTCATCACAGAAAAAGGATACAAAGGTGTGCCAAAACTGATTGTTGAGGTGCTCTCACCATCAAGTGCTTCTGTTGACTATATAAAAAAGATGCAGCTTTACAGCTACTTTGATGTTTGTGAGTACTGGATTGTAAACCCGCGTAACAAATCTGTCCAGGTTTTCGTTTTAGATAATGGAGTATATATAGAATATGCTGCACTGTCTCAAAAAGGGATTGTAAAGTCAGCTGTATTTGAGAACTTAGAATTTGACATAGAGAATGTGTTCAATTTCTAA
- a CDS encoding SDR family oxidoreductase → MPNNSFFIMPEFEGKNVVITGAAQGIGLVTALSFLENGATVFAIDNDREAIEDALQDFFDKFKNKIIFFECDLVDAKEIELVCHKIGEKAGKIDVLINNAAISSTKWIEERSVDEWDKVININLRAPYLMVKFLLPYLKEGASIVNIASTRALMSEPNTEPYSASKGGILALTHSLALSLSLKKIRVNAISPGWIETSRYKKRKCRKEPQLREIDHLQHPAGRVGMPEDIANAILFLSSEKSSFITGTNLIVDGGMTVKMIYEE, encoded by the coding sequence ATGCCAAACAATTCTTTTTTCATCATGCCTGAGTTTGAAGGCAAAAATGTGGTTATAACTGGTGCTGCCCAGGGAATTGGTCTTGTCACAGCACTCTCTTTTCTTGAAAATGGTGCAACCGTTTTTGCCATTGACAATGACAGAGAAGCAATTGAGGATGCTTTACAGGACTTTTTTGATAAGTTCAAAAACAAAATAATCTTTTTTGAGTGTGACTTAGTAGATGCAAAAGAGATTGAGCTTGTCTGCCATAAGATTGGTGAAAAAGCTGGGAAAATAGACGTTCTTATCAACAATGCGGCTATATCTTCAACAAAGTGGATTGAAGAAAGAAGTGTTGATGAATGGGATAAAGTGATAAATATTAACCTTAGAGCACCATACTTGATGGTAAAGTTTTTGCTGCCTTATTTAAAAGAGGGCGCATCTATTGTCAATATAGCATCGACAAGAGCTTTGATGTCTGAGCCAAACACAGAACCATATTCAGCGTCAAAAGGCGGTATACTTGCACTTACACACTCTTTAGCCCTGTCGCTATCGTTAAAGAAAATTAGGGTAAACGCCATAAGTCCGGGGTGGATTGAAACGTCAAGGTACAAGAAAAGAAAATGCCGAAAAGAACCACAGCTGCGGGAAATTGACCATCTTCAGCATCCGGCAGGAAGGGTGGGTATGCCCGAAGACATTGCAAACGCCATTTTGTTTTTGTCATCTGAGAAAAGCTCATTTATCACAGGCACAAATCTAATTGTTGACGGTGGTATGACAGTTAAGATGATTTATGAGGAGTAA
- the folK gene encoding 2-amino-4-hydroxy-6-hydroxymethyldihydropteridine diphosphokinase, with translation MDKHIVFLGLGSNLGNRHENIKRAIEHLKDKIIIEKISSIIETQPYGFVDQPKFLNCVLKGTTMLSPFELLEFVLGIENKMGRIRLFKWGPRNIDIDILFYDDCVIDTENLKIPHPELHKRLFVLEPICEIEKDFVHPVLKKSVYELYTQLTSPRKE, from the coding sequence ATGGATAAACATATTGTTTTTTTAGGGCTTGGAAGCAATCTTGGCAACAGACATGAGAATATAAAAAGAGCAATTGAACACCTAAAAGATAAGATAATAATTGAAAAGATTTCAAGCATAATTGAAACCCAGCCTTATGGATTTGTTGACCAGCCAAAGTTTTTAAACTGTGTTTTGAAAGGCACAACCATGCTTTCACCGTTTGAACTTCTTGAGTTTGTGCTTGGGATTGAAAACAAAATGGGCAGAATAAGGCTTTTTAAATGGGGACCAAGGAATATTGATATTGACATTCTTTTTTATGATGACTGTGTTATAGACACAGAAAATCTCAAAATCCCGCATCCGGAACTTCACAAAAGACTATTTGTACTTGAGCCTATTTGCGAAATTGAAAAAGATTTTGTACATCCTGTGCTGAAAAAAAGTGTGTATGAACTTTACACTCAGCTTACATCTCCAAGAAAGGAATGA
- a CDS encoding DUF3006 domain-containing protein gives MVKKVVIDRFEGNFAIVELEGRKMVTVPIEIVPEDAREGDVLVISIDMQSTKEREQRIKDLFESLKEEGGK, from the coding sequence ATGGTGAAAAAAGTGGTCATTGACAGGTTTGAAGGTAACTTTGCTATAGTTGAGCTTGAGGGAAGAAAAATGGTAACAGTCCCTATAGAAATTGTGCCCGAAGATGCAAGGGAGGGTGATGTTCTGGTAATATCAATAGATATGCAGAGTACTAAAGAGAGAGAACAAAGAATAAAAGACCTATTTGAGAGCTTAAAAGAGGAAGGCGGAAAGTAA